In Nocardioides sp. InS609-2, a single genomic region encodes these proteins:
- a CDS encoding (2Fe-2S) ferredoxin domain-containing protein, with the protein MNDDVTAPVVLVGMSVREVQARNLLHEVAHEHRATVAFLQMGDPSVSSELTRLADLGAERVVLVGVSLGSLAPAASWLRRIAGHWLRQRPGRRPVVEVATRLANEPAQVLEVLRLLRPVTGTEAGLESAAWEDVPGHRHQVLVCRGPRCTALGSDRTAEAVILELMRLGQTDDDVLITHTGCQFPCNHAPVVSVQPDDVWYGDVDPDAARQITAEHLVGGRPVESVRLPRSRRTGR; encoded by the coding sequence GTGAACGACGATGTGACCGCACCCGTGGTGCTCGTCGGCATGTCAGTGCGGGAGGTCCAGGCGCGCAACCTGCTGCACGAGGTCGCCCACGAGCACCGTGCCACTGTCGCCTTCCTGCAGATGGGCGACCCCTCGGTCTCTTCGGAGCTGACGAGGCTCGCTGATCTTGGTGCGGAGCGGGTCGTCCTCGTGGGTGTCAGTCTCGGCAGCCTCGCACCAGCGGCCTCGTGGCTGCGCCGCATCGCCGGCCACTGGCTGCGCCAGCGTCCGGGGCGCCGCCCCGTCGTCGAGGTGGCCACCCGCCTGGCCAACGAGCCGGCGCAGGTGCTCGAGGTGCTACGTCTGCTCAGACCGGTGACGGGCACTGAGGCAGGCCTCGAGTCCGCCGCCTGGGAGGACGTGCCCGGGCATCGCCACCAAGTGCTGGTCTGTCGCGGTCCACGCTGCACGGCCTTGGGGTCCGACCGGACCGCCGAGGCGGTGATCCTCGAGCTGATGCGGCTGGGCCAGACGGACGACGACGTGCTCATCACCCACACCGGTTGCCAGTTCCCCTGCAACCACGCGCCGGTAGTCAGCGTCCAGCCTGACGACGTCTGGTACGGCGACGTAGATCCCGACGCCGCCCGGCAGATCACTGCTGAGCACCTCGTGGGAGGCCGTCCTGTCGAGTCCGTCCGGCTGCCCAGGAGCAGGCGCACAGGCAGGTGA
- the cobN gene encoding cobaltochelatase subunit CobN — MKIALLSTSDTDLLSARASGADYVWANPSRPGHQSMAEVIEGADLVVGRILGSPQDLCSGFARIRDAGMPIVVLGGEQQPSAELMEMSSVPIGVCAEAHRYLAEGGPTNLAQLHAFLSDTVLLTGEGFEAPAEIPAWGILERPSAPSDAGLPRVGVLFYRAHQASGNTAFAHALADAVDATGEAVGVPIFSSSLRAAPDSLYDALGALDALVVTVLAAGGSQPATASAGGEDEAWDVQRMAALDIPILQGLCLTSSRTEWEGSADGVTPLDSASQIAIPEFDGRIITAPFSFKEIDQDGLPRYVADPERCARVAGIAVNHARLRKIPTSERRVALMLSAYPTKHSRVGNAVGLDTPVSTIRLLRRMRDEGYDLGQPGAIPGLDEDDDTVAGDTLIHALIAAGGQDEEWLTSAQLTDAHVRITKADYDAWTSDVPSTLMGDIVETWGEAPGTLFVNEDGAIVLATITAGNIVLLIQPPRGFGENPVAIYHDPDMAPSHHYLAAYRWLERGFGAHAVVHLGKHGSMEWLPGKNAALSADCATDAAISNMPLIYPFLVNDPGEGAQAKRRAHATIVDHLIPPMARAESYGDIARLEQLLDEHANIAAMDPAKLPAIRGEIWQLMHAAEMHRDLGLDERPDDETFDDFILHVDGWLCEIKDAQIRDGLHVLGQAPAGEARVNLVLAILRASQVWGGQSAAVPGLRAALGLKENAEAAATVDAIERQARALVQGMEDAAWSPEAAQGLHDDPQVQQVLQFAATQVVPRLSRTTDELDAVLHALDGGFVSAGPSGSPLRGLVNVLPTGRNFYTVDPRAVPSRLAWQTGLAMAESLVQRYLDDTGGYPESVGLSVWGTSAMRTSGDDVAEVLALLGVRPEWDEASRRVSDLHVVPLEELGRPRIDVTVRISGFFRDAFPHVVAMLDDAVKLVAGLEEPLDRNFVRAHAQADLAEHGDERRATTRIFGSKPGSYGAGILQLVESGSWRDDKDLAEVYTAWGGFAYGRGLDGAPAADDMRANYRRIKVAAKNIDTREHDIADSDDYYQYHGGMVATVRALTGSDPKAYIGDSTTPDAVRTRTLQEETNRVFRARVVNPRWISAMQRHGYKGAFELAATVDYLFGFDATAGVVHDWMYASLAKEYVLDETNQAFMRQSNPWALRGIVEKLHEAIDRGLWAEPDPDVVAAMQAVYLDFEGDLEDRHGG, encoded by the coding sequence ATGAAGATCGCGCTGCTGTCCACCTCCGACACCGACCTGCTCTCGGCCCGCGCGTCGGGGGCCGACTACGTCTGGGCCAACCCGTCGCGGCCTGGCCACCAATCGATGGCCGAAGTCATCGAGGGTGCCGACCTGGTGGTCGGCCGGATCCTGGGTTCCCCCCAGGACCTGTGCTCGGGGTTCGCCCGCATCCGGGACGCCGGGATGCCCATTGTGGTGCTGGGCGGCGAGCAGCAGCCCAGCGCTGAGCTGATGGAGATGTCGTCGGTGCCGATCGGCGTCTGCGCCGAGGCCCACCGCTACCTCGCCGAGGGCGGCCCGACCAACCTCGCCCAACTGCACGCATTCCTCTCCGACACCGTGCTCTTGACCGGGGAGGGGTTCGAGGCGCCGGCCGAGATCCCGGCTTGGGGCATTCTGGAGCGCCCATCGGCTCCGTCGGATGCGGGTCTGCCCCGCGTGGGCGTGCTGTTCTACCGCGCCCACCAGGCCAGCGGGAACACCGCCTTCGCCCACGCCCTGGCCGATGCCGTCGACGCCACGGGCGAGGCGGTGGGCGTACCGATCTTCTCGTCATCGCTGCGCGCCGCCCCCGACTCCTTGTACGACGCCCTGGGCGCGCTCGACGCCCTGGTCGTCACCGTGCTCGCCGCCGGGGGAAGCCAGCCCGCCACGGCCAGCGCCGGTGGGGAGGACGAAGCCTGGGACGTGCAGCGGATGGCCGCACTCGACATCCCCATCCTGCAAGGGCTCTGCCTCACGAGCAGTCGTACCGAGTGGGAGGGTTCCGCCGACGGCGTGACGCCGCTCGACTCAGCGAGCCAGATTGCCATCCCCGAGTTCGACGGCCGCATCATCACCGCGCCGTTCTCCTTCAAGGAGATCGACCAGGACGGCCTGCCGCGGTACGTCGCCGACCCCGAGCGGTGCGCGCGCGTGGCCGGCATCGCGGTCAACCACGCCCGGCTCCGCAAGATCCCCACCTCCGAGCGGAGGGTCGCGCTGATGCTATCGGCGTACCCGACCAAGCACTCGCGCGTGGGCAACGCGGTCGGCCTGGACACGCCGGTCTCCACAATCCGGCTGCTGCGCAGGATGCGCGACGAGGGCTACGACCTCGGCCAACCGGGCGCGATCCCCGGGCTCGACGAGGACGACGACACAGTCGCCGGCGACACCCTGATCCACGCACTGATCGCGGCCGGAGGCCAGGACGAGGAGTGGCTGACCAGCGCCCAGCTCACTGACGCGCACGTGCGGATCACGAAGGCCGATTACGACGCCTGGACCAGCGACGTGCCGTCGACGCTGATGGGGGACATAGTCGAAACGTGGGGTGAGGCGCCGGGAACCCTGTTCGTGAACGAGGACGGCGCGATCGTGCTTGCCACGATCACGGCCGGCAACATCGTGCTGCTGATCCAGCCGCCGCGCGGCTTCGGCGAGAACCCCGTGGCGATCTACCACGACCCCGACATGGCGCCGTCGCACCACTACCTCGCGGCGTACCGCTGGCTGGAGCGGGGCTTCGGGGCGCACGCCGTCGTGCACCTCGGCAAGCACGGGTCGATGGAGTGGCTGCCGGGAAAGAACGCCGCGCTGTCCGCCGACTGCGCGACGGACGCGGCGATCTCCAACATGCCGCTGATCTACCCGTTCCTGGTCAACGATCCGGGCGAGGGCGCCCAGGCCAAGCGGCGGGCGCACGCGACGATCGTCGACCACCTGATCCCACCGATGGCTCGCGCCGAATCGTACGGTGACATCGCCAGGCTCGAGCAGCTTCTCGACGAGCACGCGAACATCGCAGCCATGGACCCTGCCAAGCTGCCGGCAATCCGTGGGGAGATCTGGCAGCTGATGCACGCCGCGGAGATGCACCGCGACCTGGGCCTCGACGAGCGGCCGGACGACGAGACGTTCGACGACTTCATCCTGCACGTCGACGGCTGGCTGTGCGAGATCAAGGACGCCCAGATCCGCGACGGGTTGCATGTCCTCGGCCAGGCGCCAGCAGGGGAGGCACGGGTCAACCTGGTGCTGGCGATCCTGCGTGCTTCCCAGGTGTGGGGCGGGCAGTCCGCGGCGGTTCCTGGCCTGCGCGCAGCTCTCGGGCTCAAGGAGAACGCGGAAGCAGCCGCCACGGTCGACGCGATCGAGCGGCAGGCCCGTGCTCTGGTCCAGGGGATGGAGGACGCCGCGTGGTCCCCGGAGGCCGCGCAGGGCCTGCACGACGACCCCCAGGTGCAACAGGTGCTCCAGTTCGCGGCCACCCAGGTCGTGCCGCGACTGAGCCGGACGACCGACGAGCTCGACGCCGTCCTGCACGCGCTCGACGGCGGATTCGTGTCGGCGGGGCCGTCAGGTTCGCCCCTGCGCGGGCTGGTCAACGTGCTCCCGACCGGCCGCAACTTCTACACCGTCGACCCCCGTGCCGTGCCGTCCCGGCTGGCCTGGCAGACCGGGCTGGCGATGGCGGAGAGCCTGGTGCAGCGCTACCTCGACGACACCGGCGGTTACCCGGAGTCGGTGGGACTCAGCGTGTGGGGTACGAGCGCGATGCGCACGAGTGGCGACGACGTGGCCGAGGTCCTCGCCCTGCTGGGTGTCCGGCCGGAATGGGATGAGGCGTCGCGTCGAGTCAGCGACCTGCACGTCGTACCGCTGGAGGAGCTGGGTCGTCCGCGCATCGACGTCACCGTCCGGATCTCCGGCTTCTTCCGGGATGCCTTCCCCCACGTGGTGGCCATGCTCGACGACGCCGTCAAGCTGGTGGCCGGGCTGGAGGAGCCGCTCGACCGGAACTTCGTGCGCGCACACGCGCAGGCCGACCTGGCCGAGCACGGTGACGAACGCCGCGCCACGACGCGCATCTTCGGCTCGAAGCCCGGGTCGTACGGCGCCGGCATCCTGCAGCTCGTCGAGTCGGGGAGCTGGCGTGACGACAAGGACCTGGCCGAGGTCTACACGGCCTGGGGCGGCTTTGCCTACGGGCGCGGACTGGACGGCGCTCCCGCCGCCGACGACATGCGGGCCAACTATCGGCGCATCAAGGTGGCGGCGAAGAACATCGACACCCGTGAGCACGACATCGCCGACTCCGACGACTACTACCAGTACCACGGAGGCATGGTCGCGACGGTCCGGGCGCTGACCGGGTCCGACCCGAAGGCCTACATCGGCGACTCGACCACGCCGGACGCCGTGCGAACACGCACCCTGCAGGAGGAGACCAACCGCGTCTTCCGGGCCCGCGTCGTCAACCCGCGGTGGATCAGCGCAATGCAGCGGCACGGCTACAAGGGCGCCTTCGAGCTGGCCGCCACAGTCGACTACCTGTTCGGCTTCGACGCGACGGCGGGCGTGGTGCACGACTGGATGTACGCCAGCCTGGCGAAGGAGTACGTCCTCGACGAGACCAACCAGGCATTCATGCGGCAGTCCAACCCGTGGGCGCTGCGCGGCATCGTGGAGAAGCTGCACGAGGCGATCGACCGAGGGCTGTGGGCCGAGCCCGATCCGGACGTGGTCGCCGCGATGCAGGCGGTCTACCTGGATTTCGAGGGGGACCTCGAGGACCGTCACGGTGGCTGA
- the cobF gene encoding precorrin-6A synthase (deacetylating), with amino-acid sequence MADGTRRVRLIGVGPGDPEQVTLEAVRAMREVRFFVVSDKSPRGGMPDPLVNARERLLDRHLEASPVIVRVEDPERDRHPDRTASADDYAAVVASWHAARAEAFEQALLDNEGDAGFLVWGDPAFYDSTIRVVEQVRARGNVAFEIDVVPGISSLQLLAARHAIMLHEVGEPLHVTTGRRLREAVEAGQRNILVMLNREIDVAGLEDWQIWWGGNLGTPSEELVSGRVGDVLDRIAQARERARAAAGWVMDVYLVRGAAPSREARP; translated from the coding sequence GTGGCTGACGGGACACGGCGGGTTCGGCTCATCGGGGTGGGGCCGGGTGATCCCGAACAGGTGACTCTGGAGGCCGTGCGCGCGATGCGGGAGGTGAGGTTCTTCGTCGTCTCCGACAAGTCACCTCGCGGAGGGATGCCCGACCCTCTGGTCAACGCACGCGAGCGGCTGCTCGACCGGCACCTCGAGGCGTCACCCGTCATCGTGCGGGTCGAGGACCCCGAGCGCGACCGGCACCCGGACCGTACGGCGTCGGCTGACGACTACGCCGCCGTGGTCGCGTCCTGGCACGCCGCGCGGGCCGAGGCCTTCGAGCAGGCGCTGCTCGACAACGAGGGCGATGCGGGCTTCCTGGTCTGGGGCGACCCGGCCTTCTACGACTCCACGATCCGCGTTGTCGAGCAGGTCCGCGCCCGCGGCAACGTGGCCTTCGAGATCGATGTCGTCCCCGGCATCTCCAGCCTCCAGTTGCTCGCCGCCCGGCACGCGATCATGCTTCACGAGGTCGGCGAGCCGCTCCACGTCACCACCGGCCGGCGCCTGCGCGAGGCAGTCGAGGCCGGCCAGCGCAACATCCTGGTGATGCTCAACCGCGAGATCGACGTCGCAGGCCTCGAGGACTGGCAGATCTGGTGGGGCGGCAACCTCGGCACGCCGAGCGAGGAGCTCGTCTCCGGGCGCGTCGGGGACGTGCTCGACCGGATCGCGCAGGCACGCGAGCGGGCAAGGGCGGCGGCGGGCTGGGTGATGGACGTCTATCTCGTACGCGGTGCCGCGCCGTCGCGGGAGGCACGGCCGTGA
- a CDS encoding cobyric acid synthase has product MSALLVAGTTSDAGKSIVTTGLCRAFARRGISVAPFKSQNMSNNSMVTRDGAEIGRAQWVQALAARAEPEAAMNPVLLKPGSDQRSHVVVMGRPAGEVSARDFVDGRRHLAAAAYDAFDDLSSRFDLVVAEGAGSPAEINLRQSDYVNMGLARHADLPVIVVGDIDRGGVFAAMFGTVALLEPADQRLVAGFVVNKFRGDESLLAPGLRSLEELTGRRVFGTLPWQPDLWLDSEDALDLAGRRVGEGAALKVAVVRLPRVSNFTDVDALGLEPGLDVVFVTDPRALDDADLVVLPGTRSTIADLTWLRARGLDRAVLAHAGKGRPVLGICGGFQMLGQEIADPHGVEGIAGAVVEGLGLLDVRTEFAAEKVLRLPVGDGLGVRATGYEIHHGRTVRGSGEEFLGGARCEAVFGTMWHGSLEGDPFRSAFLTDVAAATGRAWEPSEVSFAAARERRLDLLGDLVEQHLDVDALLALARDGAPDLRVLPPGVLS; this is encoded by the coding sequence ATGAGCGCGCTGCTGGTCGCCGGCACCACCTCCGACGCGGGCAAGAGCATCGTCACGACGGGCCTGTGCCGGGCGTTCGCGAGGCGCGGGATATCGGTGGCGCCGTTCAAGTCGCAGAACATGAGCAACAACTCGATGGTCACCCGCGACGGCGCCGAGATCGGCCGCGCGCAATGGGTGCAGGCGCTCGCGGCGCGCGCCGAGCCCGAAGCCGCGATGAACCCGGTGCTGCTCAAGCCCGGCAGCGATCAGCGTAGCCACGTGGTCGTGATGGGCCGGCCCGCCGGCGAGGTCAGCGCCCGTGACTTCGTCGACGGGCGGCGCCACCTCGCCGCCGCGGCGTACGACGCCTTCGACGACCTCTCCTCCCGCTTCGACCTGGTCGTCGCAGAAGGTGCCGGCAGCCCGGCGGAGATCAACCTGCGGCAGAGCGACTACGTGAACATGGGGCTTGCTCGGCACGCGGACCTCCCGGTCATCGTGGTCGGGGACATCGACCGAGGTGGTGTGTTCGCGGCGATGTTCGGCACCGTCGCCCTGCTGGAGCCGGCTGACCAGCGGCTGGTCGCGGGCTTCGTCGTGAACAAGTTCCGCGGTGACGAGTCCCTGCTCGCGCCGGGACTTCGCTCGCTGGAGGAGCTGACCGGACGCCGGGTGTTCGGCACCCTGCCGTGGCAACCCGACCTGTGGCTGGACTCCGAGGATGCGCTCGACCTGGCCGGGCGACGGGTTGGTGAGGGCGCCGCACTCAAGGTCGCAGTGGTGCGGTTGCCACGGGTCAGCAACTTCACCGACGTCGACGCACTCGGGCTCGAGCCGGGGCTCGACGTCGTCTTCGTCACCGACCCGCGGGCGCTGGACGATGCAGACCTCGTGGTCCTGCCCGGCACCCGCTCGACCATCGCCGACCTCACCTGGTTGCGAGCGCGGGGGCTCGACCGGGCCGTCCTCGCCCACGCCGGGAAGGGCCGACCGGTGCTCGGCATCTGCGGCGGATTCCAGATGCTCGGGCAAGAGATCGCCGATCCACACGGCGTCGAAGGCATTGCCGGCGCCGTCGTCGAGGGGCTCGGACTCCTCGACGTACGCACGGAGTTCGCCGCCGAGAAGGTGCTGCGGCTCCCGGTCGGTGACGGACTGGGCGTTCGGGCGACGGGGTACGAGATCCACCACGGGCGCACGGTGCGGGGATCCGGCGAGGAGTTCCTCGGTGGTGCCCGTTGCGAGGCCGTCTTCGGGACCATGTGGCACGGCAGCCTGGAGGGCGACCCGTTCCGTTCGGCTTTCCTGACCGACGTCGCTGCCGCAACCGGTCGTGCGTGGGAGCCCAGCGAGGTCAGCTTCGCGGCGGCGCGTGAGCGCCGGCTAGATCTGCTCGGCGATCTGGTCGAGCAGCACCTCGACGTGGACGCTCTGCTGGCCCTGGCCCGCGACGGTGCTCCGGACCTGCGCGTGCTCCCGCCAGGGGTGCTGTCGTGA